From the genome of Oncorhynchus masou masou isolate Uvic2021 chromosome 15, UVic_Omas_1.1, whole genome shotgun sequence:
TCTGGCTGATAGAGTGTATTTACAGGCAGAGAACTATTCAACAGCGTTAGAATATCACTCCGAGTAGCTTCGCTTTTACATGAACCTTGTGGAGGCGGAGAAGCGCATCTCTCCAAATACAGCCGTCTTAACAGATATGGATAAAATGTGTTATTTCTATAGTCAATGAAAATAGGCGAGCCATTAGAATTCTGAAAATAGTTTATATTTCACCCTCTACATTTTCGGATACAAAAATGCCTATCATACCCATGTTAATAACAGACAACGAAGACGTCGTGAAATATTGTTGTTGATTGATGTTGTCTTGTTATGTAAGGACGAGACTGTTTCACAGTACATCCCCCACAACCTTTCAAAGTTGAATCATTCTTCTGAGACGGCATaattatgtcagatggctgtctatcctgtctatcctgcTTTTCCATTTAAAATGTGACGCTAAATTTCAGGTTTTGCAGAATATATTGTCGTCTGCAAAGAACATCCCAGCGGGGAATTTCAAGCGATAGAGATTTTTTATCGTACACTTATATTTTCTGCTTTGATTCATAGTCTTTCCCCTGCAAGTGTCCTAATTGCCCCATTTATATAACCTCCTGTGATCAGGGATTGAGTCTGTTGGAGGCGATCAGCTTGAGAAAAACGAGGTGTAAaatcactgatctacaaatagAATTCCTTGCCAAATCATAGGTTTTGTGAAATGAACATTATATGCTGCGTCTCCCCTGGTTCAGGCGATCCCTCCACCAGAAACGAATGGACAACCAGACTGGAATGACTGAGACTTGTGTCAATTACAGAGCATTTCCTAGGATTTTCTGCCTGCATCAAACCCAGTGGATAATGCTGGAAATATAGGTCAATAAAAACAGTTTTCTTTTTTTAAAACGCCTGGCCCTACTATATAAACCCTCTATTTATGCTATGGATCCCCATTCACTGCTGACAAGGATTAAAACAATTATATCACAATAATGTTTGCAGCGATCATTATCATCAAAAACATCCAGGAAATGTCCTCTCTGTTCGCAGGTCGTTAATCTGCGATGGATTAAATCCCGTCCAGAGTCAGGAAGGGATTTATTTATGGAGATACGCATCCAGCCACAGATCCCCTGACTTCTTCAGTGACCTGGAGAAGAACAGAGGTGGATAACGAACCAGGTAAATCACATAGGAGACTGAGAGCAGCAGGTATCACCTTATGATGTACAACCTATTCCCAGAGGAATAGCACTATACaagtatttattaaaacactttaCCTGACAACATCAGTCATGCCTTTCTGCAAAGTCTTGACCTGGTAGGGAACTCCATGTTTCTCACACAAAGCACGAACCAGAGGAGCTACCAGGTGGTAGTTATGACGGGGCATGGTAGGAAacagactgggagacagagaaagagaggcagagagagagagagtggggggaggaggaaggagagagagggagagagagattaaagaaagagaggcagagagagagtgggggtagtGAAAGAgtgtggggggagagaaagagaatcagagatagagtgggggtagagaaagagagtcagagagagagtggggtagagaaagagaggcagagagagagtgggggtagagaaagagagccagagagagagtgggggtagagaaagagaggcagagagagagtgggggtagagaaagagaggcagagagagagtgggggtgaggagagagagggagagagagaatagagaaagaggcagagaaagagagagagtgggggtagagacagagaggcagagagagagtgggggtgaggagagagagggagagagagagagaatagagaaagaggcagagaaagagagagagagtgggggaggaggaaggaaagagagatcaGACACAATCAGAGTTTTTCAGAGAAACCTCAGTTTCTGAGTAGGATTGTATCGATATTGTATCTAAACACTATTACGAGGTAGAGTATTTAGTACAAACAAGAAGTTATATTTAAGATCGAATGAAACGGAATACTTAAACTATAACTTAAACTAAAACTATAACTTTAGTATGCCAATGCCCCGATAAATGGccatataaatacagtatatactgtttGACAGACAACAGTAAGGTGAGATATTTGTTTCACTTACTGGTGTTCAATCTGAAAGTTGAGGTGTCCACTGAACCAGTCGTTGAAGGTTGACTGTTCAATGTTGCAAGTAGCACTCAGCTAAGACCAGAGAAAGAGACACGTTATAGCACCCTCTGCTGGAGAACTATAGAAGGCACAGCCCCAGAAAACACTCCTGGGCCTGTACTCAGGACTGCTGTTCCCAGATCAGGTTAGCCTTTTAAGATTATAATGAATaggagtgtatggacaggggggacctgatcctagatcagccctccTACTCCAAGACAAGACCCAGTTGTCTAGTAATGACATGTTACCTGCATGGTGAGCCAGTCCTGGTGTCTAGTAATGATGACATGTTACCTGCATGGTGAGCCAGTCCTGGTGTCTAGTAATGATGACATGTTACCTGCATGGTGAGCCAGTCCTGGTGTCTAGTAATGATGACATGTTACCTGCATGGTGAGCCAGTCCTGGTGCCGAGTAATGATGACATGTTACCTGCATGGTGAGCCAGTCCTGGTGCCGAGTAATGATGACATGTTACCTGCATGGTGAGCCAGTCCTGGTGTCTAGTAATGATGACATGTTACCTGCATGGTGAGCCAGTCCTGGTGTCTAGTAATGATGACATGTTACCTGCATGGTAAGCCAGTCCTGGTGTCTAGTAATGATGACATGTTACCTGCATGGTGAGCCAGTCCTGGTGTCTAGTAATGATGACATGTTACCTGCATGTTGAGCCAGTCCTGGTGTCTAGTAATGATGACATGTTACCTGCATGGTGAGCCAGTCCTGGTGTCTAGTAATGATGACATGTTACCTGCATGGTGAGCCAGTCCTGGTGCCGAGTAATGATGACATGTTACCTGCATGGTGAGCCAGTCCTGGTGTCGAGTAATGATGACATGTTACCTGCATGGTGAGCCAGTCCTGGTGTCTAGTAATGATGACATGTTACCTGCATGTTGAGCCAGTCCTGGTGTCTAGTAATGATGACATGTTACCTGCATGGTGAGCCAGTCCTGGTGTCTAGTAATGATGACGTGTTACCTGCATGGTGAGCCAGTCCTGGTGTCGAGTAATGATGACATGTTACCTGCATGGTGAGCCAGTCCTGGTGTCTAGTAATGATGACATGTTACCTGCATGGTGAGCCAGTCCTGGTGTCTCTCGTGATCCATCTCCATCGGAAGGTGACTCATCTGGGTCACCCATACAAACCAGTGGCTTTCCAAAaacctatatatacagtaccatataATTATTCGGCCACAATATTACGTTACATTATTACATGAAGCACAGCATTGTGTTGTTTTCTAATACTGTAGATAGTTTGAATACAACGAATGACTGAGTTAATCTTTGAGCTCCCTCTCAGCTCATACTTTACCTGACGAAGCTGATCAATGCTACTGAGCCAAAGAAACCAAAGAAGGGATAGTAACAGCAGAAGAAGCGAAGGTAGAAACTCATCGCCCACGCCAGATCCTTCACAGGAGACAAAGATTGGTATTACGGACAGACATTAAACATCTGGGGTTCCTACACAGACATGATCACATTTGGGTTACTACACAGACATGATCACATCTGGGGTTCCTACACAGACATGATCACATCTGGGGTTCCTACACAGACATGACCACATCTGGGGTTCCTACACAGACATGATCACATCTGGGGTTCCTACACAGACATGATCACATCTGGGGTTCCTACACAGACATGACCACATCTGGGGTTCCTACACAGACATGATCACATTTGGGTTACTACACAGACATGATCACATCTGGGGTTCCTACACAGACATGATCACATCTGGGGTTCCTACACAGACATGATCACATCTGGGGTTCCTACACAGACATGACCACATCTGGGGTTACTACACAGACATGACCACATCTGGGGTTCCTAGCAAAGCAACAATTATCACTGTTGATTAGGAAGCTAGACATTTCTGATGGTACAGTCAGTGTTTGTGGTATTATTGCTCGCTAGCTTTAGTGAGCGATGAACAAGGATTTAGTGCCCCCAGGTGTGAGCATAATCATATCTATCTTGCCCTGCCTTtcgaaggtcttcgaaagccaagttaacaaacagatcacagaccattttgaatcccaccgtatctTCTCAGCTATGCAATCcagtttcagagctggtcatgggtgcacctcatccacgctcaaggtcctaaacgacatcataacctccaccgataagaaacattactgtgcagccgtattcatcgacctggccaaggctttcgactctgtcaatcaccacattcttatcggcagactcaacagccttggtttctcaaatgactgcctcgcctggttcaccaactacttctcagacagagttcagggtgtcaaatcagagggcctgttgtccggacctctggcagtctctatgggggtgccccagggttcaattctcgggccgactcttttctctgtatacatcaatgatgtcgctcttgctgctggtgagtctctgatccacctctatgcagacaacaccattctgtattcttctggcccttctttggacactgtgttaactaacctccagacgagcttcaatggcatacaactctccttccttggcctccaactgctcttaaatacaagtaaaaataAATGCATTGCTCTTCAACCTTTTTCTTCCCACACCTGTCCACCCGTTCTGACTTAGAacacgtggacaactacaaatacctgggtgtctggttagacctTAAACTCTCCTTgaagactcacattaaacatctccaatccaaaattatatctagaattggcttcctgttttgcaacaaagcatccttcactcatgctgccaaacatacccttgtaaaacttactatcctaccgatctttgacttcggcgatgtcatttaccaaatagcctccaacactctactcagcaaattggatgcagtctatcacagtgtcatctgttttgtcaccaaagccccatatattacccaccactgtgacctgtatggtCTCGTTGGCTGgacctcgcttcatattcgtcgccaaactcactggctccaggtcatcgatAAGACTTTGCTAGGGAAtgtcccgccttatctcagctcactggtcaccattgcagcacccacccatagcacacgctccagcaggtatctctctctggtcaccatagcagcacccacccatagcacacgctccagcaggtatctctctctggtaaccatagcagcacccacccatagcacacgctccagcaggtatctctctctggtcaccatagcagcacccacccatagcacacgctccagcaggtatctctctctggtcaccatagcagcacccacccatagcacacgctccagcaggtatctctctctggtcaccatagcagcacccacccatagcacacgctccagcaggtatctctcactggtcaccatagcagcacccacccatagcacacgctccagcaggtatctctctctggtcaccatagcagcacccacccatagcacacgctccagcaggtatctctctctggtcaccatagcagcacccacccatagcacacgctccagcaggtatctctctctggtcactatagcagcacccacccatagcacacgctccagcaggtatctctcactggtcaccatagcagcacccacccatagcacacgctccagcaggtatctctctctggtcaccatagcagcacccacccatagcacacgctgcAGCAGGTatctctcactggtcaccatagcagcacccacccatagcacacgctccagcaggtatatctctctggtcaccatagcagcacccacccatagcacacactccagcaggtatctctcactggtcaccatagcagcacccaccgatagcacacgctccagcagttatctctctctggtcaccatagcagcacccacccatagcacacgctctagcaggtatctctctctggtcaccatagcagcacccacccatagcacacgctccagcaggtaactctctctggtcaccatagcagcacccacccataggacatgctccagcaggtatctctctctggtcaccatagcagcacccacccatagcacacgctccagcaggtatctctctctggtcgctactgtgtcattgacttgtttattgtgttattggcttgtttattgtttattccatgtgtaactctgtgttgtttttgtcgcactgctttgctttatcttggtcaggtcacagttgtaaatgagaacttgttctcaactagcctacctggttaaataaaggtaaaataaaaaaattatatatatatatatatatataatttatatgtatttatttatttatttatttttacctttatacCTTTAAGGCTTCCACGAGAgagtaattatatatatatatatatatatatatatatataatataatataataataataataatatatataatataattgcTCTCTCGTGGAAGCCATACGTTCCAGTTAAGAATGAAGAGGATTAAGTCTACATTTAGTTGGTATGAAAACTCACCACCCAGTCTCGTTGTGAAAACATGGTCCGGAATATCTGGATATTGAAAAACACTGGAACGATGAGTGGAGGTCCAactgagagacagaagggaaaTTATTGGTATTATATACATACATCAGTTGTCTGTCTTTTGCTGTTACGTGTTCAATGGAAGTTGATGTGATTCTATACAGAAATCCATGAAACGTGTTCAGCAACTTACCGAGGAAGAAGTACTGGTGTTGGTGATGGTAGGGCATGTACTTCAACTTCTTTATACCATACTGCAATAGACAGAGACAAGGAGTCAGATGGACCTTACACAGAAACACGAATACCGTTTTAACACGACTGAGACAAACCGTTACATGGATATTGTTACATGGTTATATCATGAATATTACATTAAATTAATGAGCTATTACATGGATATTTGAATATTACATGGATATTATTACATGgttatttcatgaatattaaattAATTTAATGAGCTATTACATGGATATTTGAATATTATTACATGGTTATTTCATGAATATTACATTAATGAACTATTACATGGATATTTGAATATTACATGGATATTATTACATGGTTATTTCATGAATATTACATTAAATTAATGAGCTATTACATGGATATTTAAATATTGCATGGATATTATTACATGGTTATTTCATAAATATTAAATTAATTTAATGAGCTATTACATGGATATTTGAATATTATTACATGGTTATTTCATGAATATTACATTAATGAACTCTTACATGGATATTTGAATATTATTACATGGTTATTTCAAAAATATTACATTAATGAACTCTTACATGGATATTTGAATATTATTACATGGTTATTTCATGAATATTACATTAATGAACTATTACATGGATATTTGAATATTACATGGATATTATTACATGGTTATTTCATGAATGTTACATTAAATTAATGAGCTATTACATGGATATTTAAATATTGCATGGATATTATTACATGGTTATTTCATAAATATTACATTAATGAACTCTTACATGGATAATTGAATATTACATGGCTATTATTACATGGATATTTAAATACTACATTAATATTATTACATGAATATTTAGATAATTATtcaaaaaatatgtatattttacctttatttaaccaggcaagtcagttaagaacaaattcttattttcaatgacggcctaggaacagtgggttaactgcctgttcaggggcaaaacaacagatttgtaccttgtgggctcggggatttgaacttgcaaccttccggttaccagtccaacgcgctaaccaccaggctacctactAGGTCGTGAGTCCAGTTGGGGCAGGAATCACAAATATATTATAGTGATAACTACCTCTACAGGCTGTTTGTCTCCCAGGACGAAGACATGCAGTGAGTTGATATCAGGATCTTTACGAAAAATGTTGGGCTTAGCGTGGTGCTGGAAGTGACGATGGTTCCACCAGTTAGCAGAGGCACCCTGGAAACACACAGCCACTGTTACTTATTAATGGTACACACAATTACACTTACTGTAACTTACACCTGTTGGACACTACATGAAATAAGGCTAATGTATAGCAGTGAACTGCTCTGGTGAATGTAGGAAAGTGAAAGATTTAACATAGTCCTGGAGTAAAATGTACTTTCAAAGGAGATTATCCATTGAGAATGGTTTTCAGTGTAGAACTGGGTTTAAACTGTGTCCGATTAATTTATCCAAAGAGTAGCAGAAGATCAGCCTAAAGAAACAGTATTGTCAAATGTCCAACCATTGTCCAGCAGCC
Proteins encoded in this window:
- the LOC135556751 gene encoding acyl-CoA Delta-4 desaturase-like, translating into MGGGGQQTESSEPAKGDGVGPDGGRGGSAVYTWEEVQKHCHRSDQWLVIDRKVYNITQWAKRHPGGIRVISHFAGEDATEAFVAFHLEPNFVRKFLKPLLIGELAPTEPSQDQGKNAVLVQDFQALRDRVESEGLLRARPLFFSLYLGHILLLEALALGLLWVWGSSWSLTLLCSLMLATSQAQAGWLQHDYGHLSVCKKSGWNHKLHKFVIGHLKGASANWWNHRHFQHHAKPNIFRKDPDINSLHVFVLGDKQPVEYGIKKLKYMPYHHQHQYFFLVGPPLIVPVFFNIQIFRTMFSQRDWVDLAWAMSFYLRFFCCYYPFFGFFGSVALISFVRFLESHWFVWVTQMSHLPMEMDHERHQDWLTMQLSATCNIEQSTFNDWFSGHLNFQIEHHLFPTMPRHNYHLVAPLVRALCEKHGVPYQVKTLQKGMTDVVRSLKKSGDLWLDAYLHK